In the Arachis ipaensis cultivar K30076 chromosome B10, Araip1.1, whole genome shotgun sequence genome, one interval contains:
- the LOC110267870 gene encoding uncharacterized protein LOC110267870, giving the protein MWDITHKKIDGSYVNEKVKEIAEKIEAHSSQQPMESIVNSSLDALGVVFGKEHPSRFRGLGMGAVPTITFKNNTTKISQMNLGSSNDAGTSSTCGPNVQEELDTVKAQLQALVSYIASKKRGKIPIQLAGMFPTQQVSQRLDQESEIPSPKELGSRSSGASNKEA; this is encoded by the exons ATGTGGGACATCACTCACAAGAAAATAGATGGAAGTTATGTTAATGAAAAGGTTAAAGAAATAGCG GAGAAGATTGAAGCACATAGCAGCCAACAACCGATGGAATCAATTGTTAATTCTTCTCTTGATGCTCTTGGAGTAGTTTTTGGGAAAGAGCACCCTAGTCGTTTTCGAGGTTTAGGTATGGGAGCTGTTCCAACAATTACTTTCAAGAACAACACTACAAAGATTAGTCAAATGAATTTAGGTTCTTCAAATGATGCTGGTACATCATCTACTTGCGGTCCAAATGTGCAAGAAGAGTTGGATACCGTTAAAGCGCAATTGCAAGCGCTAGTCTCCTATATTGCTTCTAAGAAAAGAGGTAAAATTCCAATACAATTGGCTGGAATGTTCCCTACTCAACAAGTTTCACAA aGATTAGATCAGGAGAGTGAGATTCCATCACCAAAAGAGTTAGGAAGCAGGTCTTCTGGAGCAAGCAACAAGGAAGCATGA